From a single Miscanthus floridulus cultivar M001 chromosome 8, ASM1932011v1, whole genome shotgun sequence genomic region:
- the LOC136472001 gene encoding solanesyl-diphosphate synthase 1, mitochondrial-like isoform X3 has translation MVVAEIPELTSAAGYFFRAGAEGKRTCPTVLLLMASAISTDMSDPIVGLENKPRARHVRVAEITEMIHISSLIHDDVLDNADTRRGMDSLNFTVGKKLAVLAGDFLLFRAFSAAVALDNTEVVSLLATAVNNLVTGELMQLTITPAQRCSMDYYLQKTYYKTAALISNSCKAVAVLSGQTTEVQALAYQYGRHLGIAYQLIDDILDFTGTSASLGKASFSDINQGIVTAPILFAMEEFPQLREIVEQGFDDPSSNVDVVCIESVPFSFFLVLKYLQKSQGIERTRLLAAEHAKLAAVAIDDLPPSEDPVVLSSRQALKDLTQKFLRRTK, from the exons ATGGTGGTTGCTGAG ATACCCGAATTGACATCAGCAGCTGGATACTTCTTTAGAGCTGGAGCTGAAGGGAAACGAACGTGCCCTACT GTTCTGCTATTGATGGCTTCAGCTATAAGCACAGACATGAGTGACCCAATTGTTGGCTTAGAGAATAAGCCTCGTGCAAGGCATGTGCGTGTTGCTGAGATAACTGAAATGATTCAT ATATCAAGCCTTATCCATGACGATGTTTTGGATAATGCTGATACTAGGCGTGGCATGGACTCATTGAACTTCACAGTGGGAAAGAAG CTTGCAGTTTTGGCTGGTGATTTTCTACTTTTCAGGGCATTTTCTGCTGCTGTGGCTCTTGACAATACTGAG GTTGTATCATTACTAGCAACTGCTGTAAATAATCTTGTAACTGGTGAGCTTATGCAATTGACAATAACCCCAGCGCAACGCTGCAG CATGGATTATTATTTGCAGAAAACATACTACAAGACAGCTGCGTTGATTTCAAACAGCTGCAAAGCTGTTGCAGTTCTTTCTGGGCAAACAACAGAAGTACAAGCTCTTGCTTATCAGTATGGCAGACACTTG GGTATAGCATATCAGTTGATCGATGATATCCTCGATTTCACAGGCACATCAGCTTCACTAGGCAAAGCTTCCTTTTCTGATATCAATCAA GGAATTGTGACGGCTCCCATACTGTTTGCGATGGAAGAGTTCCCCCAACTCCGCGAGATTGTCGAACAGGGATTTGATGACCCTTCATCAAATGTTGATGTGGTTTGTATTGAAAGTGTACCTTTTTCCTTCTTTCTG GTCCTCAAATACCTTCAGAAAAGTCAAGGAATCGAGAGGACGAGGTTACTGGCTGCTGAACACGCAAAACTGGCTGCGGTAGCCATTGATGATCTTCCTCCGAGCGAAGACCCAGTTGTGCTTAGCTCGAGGCAAGCGCTCAAAGATCTTACTCAAAAGTTCTTGAGGAGAACAAAGTGA